Proteins encoded in a region of the Zea mays cultivar B73 chromosome 2, Zm-B73-REFERENCE-NAM-5.0, whole genome shotgun sequence genome:
- the LOC541820 gene encoding hypersensitive induced response 2 has translation MGQILGLVQVDQSTVAIKENFGKFSEVLEPGCHFLPWCIGQQIAGYLSLRVRQLDVRCETKTKDNVFVTVVASVQYRALADKASDAFYKLSNTREQIQSYVFDVIRATVPKLGLDDAFEQKNEIAKAVEEELEKAMSTYGYQIVQTLIVDIEPDDRVKRAMNEINAAARMRVAASEKAEAEKILQIKKAEGEAESKYLAGVGIARQRQAIVDGLRDSVLAFSENVPGTTAKDIMDMVLVTQYFDTMREIGASSKSSSVFIPHGPGAVKDVSAQIRDGLLQANLH, from the exons ATGGGTCAGATTTTGGGTTTAGTTCAGGTTGATCAGTCAACTGTAGCCATCAAAGAAAATTTTGGCAAGTTCAGCGAGGTCCTGGAGCCTGGTTGCCACTTCCTGCCCTGGTGCATAGGGCAGCAGATTGCTGGTTACCTCTCCTTGCGTGTGCGCCAGCTGGATGTCCGCTGCGAAACAAAGACAAAG GACAATGTCTTTGTCACTGTTGTTGCATCTGTTCAATATCGCGCTCTTGCTGATAAGGCATCTGACGCCTTCTACAAGCTGAGCAACACCAGGGAACAAATCCAGTCATACGTATTTGATG TCATCAGAGCTACTGTTCCGAAGCTGGGCTTGGACGATGCATTTGAGCAGAAGAATGAGATCGCAAAAGCAGTGGAAGAGGAGCTTGAAAAG GCAATGTCTACTTATGGCTATCAGATCGTGCAAACGCTAATTGTTGATATTGAGCCTGACGACCGCGTCAAGAGAGCAATGAACGAGATCAATGCAG CTGCTAGGATGAGGGTGGCAGCCAGTGAGAAAGCTGAGGCTGAGAAGATACTCCAGATCAAGAAAGCCGAGGGAGAGGCGGAATCCAAGTACCTGGCTGGCGTGGGTATTGCAAGGCAGCGCCAGGCCATTGTGGATGGGCTGAGGGACAGTGTGCTCGCCTTCTCAGAGAACGTTCCAGGCACCACTGCCAAGGACATCATGGACATGGTCCTGGTCACCCAGTACTTTGACACCATGAGGGAGATTGGGGCCTCCTCCAAGTCCTCTTCGGTGTTCATCCCCCACGGTCCTGGAGCTGTCAAGGATGTCTCGGCGCAGATAAGAGATGGCCTCCTGCAGGCTAATCTGCACTGA